In the Agrococcus sp. Marseille-Q4369 genome, one interval contains:
- a CDS encoding DUF1697 domain-containing protein encodes MRIALLLRGVNVGGVTVRSADLKALLEDAGLDDVVTVLASGNAVVTAADASGAARAAEVALEARYGRRIRVLGVAIDDLERIIADYPHGEDDDHTPYVVFALEPGIAAELAAFEPGEGEAIAAGDAVVHWSNPKGTTLSSPFGKALERQAKDRVTTRNLRTLRRIVAVA; translated from the coding sequence ATGCGCATCGCCCTGCTCCTCCGCGGCGTGAACGTCGGCGGCGTCACCGTGCGATCGGCCGACCTCAAGGCGCTGCTCGAGGACGCGGGGCTCGACGACGTCGTGACGGTGCTCGCGAGCGGCAACGCCGTGGTGACGGCGGCGGATGCGTCGGGCGCGGCTCGGGCGGCGGAGGTCGCGCTCGAGGCGCGGTACGGCAGGCGCATCCGGGTGCTCGGCGTCGCGATCGACGACCTCGAGCGCATCATCGCCGACTACCCGCACGGCGAGGACGACGACCACACGCCCTACGTCGTGTTCGCGCTCGAGCCGGGGATCGCGGCGGAGCTCGCCGCGTTCGAGCCGGGCGAGGGCGAGGCGATCGCCGCGGGCGACGCGGTCGTCCACTGGTCGAACCCGAAGGGCACGACGCTCTCGAGCCCGTTCGGCAAGGCGCTCGAGCGGCAGGCGAAGGATCGCGTCACGACCCGCAACCTGCGCACGCTGCGCCGCATCGTCGCGGTCGCCTGA
- the map gene encoding type I methionyl aminopeptidase: MPKDVRGHLIPGRVSPLRPVDPSIARPEYVGKPRPAKHVGGDVYDEATIDRIRAAGTIAADAIAAVGAAVRPGVTTDELDRIGHDFVTSHGAYPSTLGYRGFSKSVCSSVNEVVCHGIPDDTVLEAGDIVNIDITAFKDGVHGDSNRTFIVGQASDEVTQLVERTEEALRRAIKVAMPGRRVNVIGRSIEQYAKRFGYGVVRDFTGHGVGTSFHSGLIIPHYDTEQYDTEMVPGMVFTIEPMLTLGTHEWDGWDDGWTIVTRDRSITAQFEHTIVVREGGAEILTLPSA, from the coding sequence ATGCCGAAGGACGTGCGAGGTCACCTGATCCCCGGTCGCGTCTCTCCCCTGAGGCCCGTGGACCCATCCATCGCCCGCCCCGAGTACGTCGGCAAGCCGCGCCCCGCGAAGCACGTCGGCGGCGACGTCTACGACGAGGCGACGATCGACCGCATCCGCGCGGCGGGCACGATCGCCGCCGACGCGATCGCCGCCGTCGGCGCGGCGGTGCGACCCGGCGTCACGACCGACGAGCTCGACCGCATCGGCCACGACTTCGTCACGAGCCACGGCGCCTACCCGTCGACGCTCGGCTACCGCGGCTTCTCGAAGTCGGTGTGCTCGAGCGTCAACGAGGTCGTCTGCCACGGCATCCCCGACGACACGGTGCTCGAGGCCGGCGACATCGTCAACATCGACATCACGGCGTTCAAGGACGGCGTGCACGGCGACTCGAACCGCACGTTCATCGTCGGCCAGGCGAGCGACGAGGTGACGCAGCTCGTCGAGCGCACCGAGGAGGCGCTGCGGCGCGCGATCAAGGTCGCGATGCCCGGCCGCCGCGTCAACGTCATCGGCCGCTCGATCGAGCAGTACGCCAAGCGCTTCGGCTACGGCGTCGTGCGCGACTTCACCGGCCACGGCGTGGGCACATCGTTCCACTCGGGGCTCATCATCCCCCACTACGACACCGAGCAGTACGACACCGAGATGGTGCCCGGCATGGTCTTCACGATCGAGCCGATGCTGACGCTCGGCACGCACGAGTGGGATGGCTGGGACGACGGCTGGACGATCGTCACGCGCGACCGATCCATCACGGCGCAGTTCGAGCACACGATCGTCGTGCGCGAGGGCGGTGCCGAGATCCTGACCCTGCCGTCGGCCTGA
- a CDS encoding peroxiredoxin has protein sequence MALQIGDEAPDFTLTDHTGEAVTLSELRGRPVVLVFYPAAFTGRCTGELCSIRDEISDFEGSEAEVLAISVDTAASLRVFAEQEGFSFRLLSDFWPHGAVAQAYDAFLPERGVATRATYVIDREGRIADHFRVATTESRDLEAYREALAKVA, from the coding sequence ATGGCACTGCAGATCGGCGACGAGGCACCCGACTTCACGCTCACGGATCACACGGGGGAGGCTGTGACGCTCTCGGAGCTCCGCGGCCGTCCCGTCGTGCTCGTCTTCTACCCGGCGGCCTTCACCGGGCGTTGCACGGGAGAGCTGTGCTCGATCCGCGACGAGATCAGCGACTTCGAGGGCTCCGAGGCCGAGGTGCTCGCCATCTCGGTCGACACCGCGGCGTCGCTCCGCGTCTTCGCCGAGCAGGAGGGCTTCTCGTTCCGCCTGCTGAGCGACTTCTGGCCGCACGGAGCGGTCGCGCAGGCCTACGACGCATTCCTGCCGGAGCGCGGCGTCGCGACCCGTGCGACCTACGTCATCGACCGCGAGGGTCGCATCGCCGACCACTTCCGCGTCGCGACGACCGAGTCGCGCGACCTCGAGGCGTACCGCGAGGCGCTCGCGAAGGTCGCCTGA
- the aceE gene encoding pyruvate dehydrogenase (acetyl-transferring), homodimeric type, whose amino-acid sequence MLNDQDPYSAHVNDPDPSETAEWQESLSQLVEANGHQRGREIMLSLLKRSKELHLGVPMVPTTDYLNTIAPDAEPEFPGDEALERTYRRWIRWNAAIMVHRAQAPGIGVGGHISTYASSASLYEVGLNHFFRGQDAPGGGDQIFYQGHASPGMYARAFLEGRLSEAQMDAFRQEKSKAPNGIPSYPHPRMMPDFWQFPTVSMGLGPINAIYQAQANRYLVNRGIKSELDSQVWAFLGDGEMDEVESRGALQLAANDGLDNLNFVINANLQRLDGPVRGNGKIIQELESFFRGAGWNVIKVIWGREWDALLEQDHEGALRDLMNATPDGDYQTYKAESGLFVREHFFGRDPRTLEMVKHLSDDEIWALKRGGHDYRKVYAAYKAATEHKGQPTVIIAKTIKGYGLGKSFEGRNATHQMKKLTLDDLKSFRDAMQIDISDKQLESDPYHPPYWNPGMDSPEIQYMLERRRELGGFTPERRSKHTIIPLPEDKTYDMPKKGSGKQQVATTMAFVRLLKDLLRDKGWGDRFVPIIPDEARTFGIDAFFPTAKIYNPHGQNYTSVDRDLLLKYREAPDGQIVHVGINEAGAMAAFTAAATSYSTHGEPLIPIYVFYSMFGFQRTGDSIWAAADQMGRGFLIGATAGRTTLAGEGTQHADGHSPLLASTNPAVLAYDPAYGYEIAHITQMGLERMYGEEPENVIVYLTVYNEPMVQPAESEGVDVEGIRRGIHRVSTSDHHPIKVQLLGSGVALPWLHHAQELLGTDWGISADIWSVTSWSELRRDGLEADEHNLLHPQEPAKVPYVTQRLSEADGPFVATSDYMRAVPDQIREWVPGDYATLGADGFGFADTRAAARRFFKIDSHSVVVRALDALAKQGKVPLGMVQQAIAKYSIHDVNAGVSGTVGGDS is encoded by the coding sequence GTGCTGAACGACCAGGACCCGTACTCGGCCCACGTGAACGACCCCGACCCGAGCGAGACCGCCGAGTGGCAGGAGTCGCTCTCGCAGCTCGTCGAGGCGAACGGCCACCAGCGCGGGCGCGAGATCATGCTGAGCCTGCTGAAGCGCTCGAAGGAGCTGCACCTCGGCGTGCCGATGGTGCCCACGACGGACTACCTCAACACCATCGCGCCCGACGCCGAGCCCGAGTTCCCCGGCGACGAGGCGCTCGAGCGCACCTACCGCCGCTGGATCCGCTGGAACGCGGCCATCATGGTGCACCGCGCCCAGGCGCCCGGCATCGGGGTCGGCGGCCACATCTCGACCTACGCCTCCTCGGCGTCGCTCTACGAGGTCGGCCTCAACCACTTCTTCCGCGGCCAGGACGCCCCCGGCGGCGGCGACCAGATCTTCTACCAGGGCCACGCCTCCCCCGGCATGTACGCCCGCGCGTTCCTCGAGGGCCGCTTGAGCGAGGCGCAGATGGACGCCTTCCGCCAGGAGAAGTCGAAGGCGCCCAACGGCATCCCCTCCTACCCGCACCCGCGGATGATGCCCGACTTCTGGCAGTTCCCGACGGTCTCGATGGGCCTCGGCCCCATCAACGCGATCTACCAGGCGCAGGCCAACCGCTACCTCGTCAACCGCGGCATCAAGAGCGAGCTCGACTCGCAGGTGTGGGCGTTCCTCGGCGACGGCGAGATGGACGAGGTCGAGTCGCGCGGCGCGCTGCAGCTCGCGGCGAACGACGGGCTCGACAACCTCAACTTCGTCATCAACGCCAACCTCCAGCGCCTCGACGGCCCGGTGCGCGGCAACGGCAAGATCATCCAGGAGCTCGAGTCGTTCTTCCGCGGCGCCGGCTGGAACGTCATCAAGGTCATCTGGGGCCGTGAGTGGGATGCGCTCCTCGAGCAGGACCACGAGGGCGCCCTCCGCGACCTCATGAACGCGACGCCGGATGGCGACTACCAGACCTACAAGGCGGAGTCGGGCCTGTTCGTGCGCGAGCACTTCTTCGGCCGCGACCCGCGCACGCTCGAGATGGTCAAGCACCTCTCGGACGACGAGATCTGGGCGCTCAAGCGCGGCGGCCACGACTACCGCAAGGTCTACGCGGCCTACAAGGCGGCGACCGAGCACAAGGGCCAGCCGACCGTCATCATCGCGAAGACGATCAAGGGCTACGGCCTCGGCAAGAGCTTCGAGGGCCGCAACGCGACCCACCAGATGAAGAAGCTCACGCTCGACGACCTCAAGTCGTTCCGCGACGCGATGCAGATCGACATCTCCGACAAGCAGCTCGAGAGCGATCCGTACCACCCGCCGTACTGGAACCCCGGCATGGACTCCCCCGAGATCCAGTACATGCTCGAGCGCCGCCGCGAGCTCGGCGGCTTCACGCCCGAGCGCCGCTCGAAGCACACGATCATCCCGCTGCCCGAGGACAAGACCTACGACATGCCCAAGAAGGGCTCGGGCAAGCAGCAGGTCGCCACGACGATGGCCTTCGTGCGGCTCCTCAAGGACCTGCTGCGCGACAAGGGCTGGGGCGACCGCTTCGTGCCGATCATCCCGGACGAGGCCCGCACGTTCGGCATCGACGCGTTCTTCCCGACCGCGAAGATCTACAACCCGCACGGCCAGAACTACACGTCGGTCGACCGCGACCTGCTGCTGAAATACCGCGAGGCGCCCGACGGCCAGATCGTGCACGTCGGCATCAACGAGGCGGGCGCGATGGCGGCGTTCACCGCGGCGGCGACGTCGTACTCGACGCACGGCGAGCCGCTCATCCCCATCTACGTCTTCTACTCGATGTTCGGGTTCCAGCGCACGGGCGACTCGATCTGGGCGGCCGCCGACCAGATGGGGCGCGGGTTCCTCATCGGCGCGACCGCGGGCCGCACGACGCTCGCGGGCGAGGGCACGCAGCACGCCGACGGCCACTCGCCGCTGCTCGCGTCGACGAACCCCGCGGTGCTCGCCTACGACCCCGCCTACGGCTACGAGATCGCCCACATCACGCAGATGGGCCTCGAGCGCATGTACGGCGAGGAGCCCGAGAACGTCATCGTCTACCTCACCGTCTACAACGAGCCGATGGTGCAGCCGGCCGAGTCCGAGGGCGTCGACGTCGAGGGCATCCGCCGCGGCATCCACCGCGTCTCGACGAGCGATCACCACCCGATCAAGGTGCAGCTGCTCGGCTCGGGCGTCGCCCTGCCGTGGCTCCACCACGCGCAGGAGCTGCTCGGCACCGACTGGGGCATCTCGGCCGACATCTGGTCGGTGACGTCGTGGAGCGAGCTGCGTCGCGACGGCCTCGAGGCCGACGAGCACAACCTGCTCCACCCGCAGGAGCCCGCGAAGGTGCCGTACGTCACGCAGCGCCTGTCGGAGGCCGACGGCCCGTTCGTCGCGACGAGCGACTACATGCGCGCGGTGCCCGACCAGATCCGCGAGTGGGTCCCCGGCGACTACGCGACGCTCGGTGCCGACGGCTTCGGCTTCGCCGACACCCGCGCCGCCGCCCGCCGCTTCTTCAAGATCGACAGCCACTCCGTGGTCGTGCGCGCGCTCGACGCGCTCGCGAAGCAGGGCAAGGTGCCGCTCGGCATGGTGCAGCAGGCGATCGCGAAGTACAGCATCCACGACGTGAACGCCGGCGTGTCCGGCACCGTCGGCGGCGACTCCTAG
- a CDS encoding Nif3-like dinuclear metal center hexameric protein produces MTTVADVQRAVEALWPAATAEDWDAVGLVAGDPADEVSRILLAVDATEATAAEAVERGDDLLLVHHPLLLRGVSSVAATTPAGRVITRLVRERVALLAAHTNADAVDRGTSGELAAMLRLAGAEPIVVNRVDDAKGLGRVGDLPEPVSLSGLARTLAQLLPAVAGGVRVAGDPERSVRRVAICGGAGDSLLRESAVLGADVYITSDLRHHPASDARERHIAGEGPALIDVSHWASESLWLRPAAEQLRSALPGVAVEVSEIRTDPWDFAVPQEEHAWH; encoded by the coding sequence ATGACGACCGTGGCGGATGTGCAGCGTGCCGTCGAGGCGCTCTGGCCCGCCGCGACCGCCGAGGACTGGGACGCCGTCGGGCTCGTCGCGGGCGATCCCGCTGACGAGGTGTCGCGCATCCTGCTCGCCGTCGATGCGACCGAGGCCACTGCGGCCGAGGCCGTCGAGCGCGGCGACGACCTGCTGCTCGTGCACCACCCGCTGCTGCTCCGCGGCGTCTCGAGCGTCGCCGCGACGACGCCCGCCGGCCGCGTCATCACGCGGCTCGTACGCGAGCGCGTCGCGCTGCTCGCCGCACACACGAACGCCGACGCCGTCGACCGCGGCACGAGCGGCGAGCTCGCCGCGATGCTGCGCCTCGCGGGCGCCGAGCCGATCGTCGTCAACCGCGTCGACGACGCCAAGGGGCTCGGTCGCGTGGGCGACCTGCCCGAGCCGGTCTCGCTCTCGGGCCTCGCTCGCACCCTCGCGCAGCTGCTGCCCGCCGTCGCGGGCGGCGTGCGCGTCGCGGGTGATCCCGAGCGCTCGGTGCGCCGCGTCGCGATCTGCGGCGGCGCGGGCGACTCGCTGCTGCGCGAGTCGGCGGTGCTCGGCGCGGACGTCTACATCACGAGCGACCTGCGCCACCACCCGGCCTCCGATGCCCGAGAGCGGCACATCGCTGGCGAGGGCCCCGCGCTCATCGACGTCTCCCACTGGGCGAGCGAGTCGCTGTGGCTGCGGCCCGCCGCCGAGCAGCTGCGCTCGGCGCTCCCGGGCGTCGCCGTCGAGGTGAGCGAGATCAGGACCGACCCATGGGACTTCGCCGTCCCCCAGGAGGAGCACGCATGGCACTGA
- a CDS encoding glutamine synthetase family protein: MDKQRDFVLRTIEERGVKFVRLWFTDVLGTLKSVAIAPAEVEGAFTEGLGIDGSSIEGLSRSSEADVIANADPSTFQVLPWRGEIDPTARMFCDIATPDGQPAAADPRHVLKRTLAKAADLGFSFYTHPECEFYLLKSADVHNPEPVDRAGYFDNVPGGTAHDFRRASVRMLEDIGISVEFSHHEAGPGQNEIDLRYADALSTADNIMTFRTVVKEVAIQEGVYATFMPKPFEGQPGSGMHTHMSLFEGERNAFHDPSGQYQLSKVGRQFVAGLLHHAPEFTAVTNQFVNSYKRMWSGDEAPSYVSWGHNNRSALVRVPLSKPNKATSARVEYRGLDSAANPYLAFSVLLAAGLKGIEEGYELPEEATDDVWALSNKERRALGFTPLPASLDRALQHMEESELVAETLGEQVFEYFLRNKREDWQRYRAQVTRVELESNLLSL, translated from the coding sequence ATGGACAAGCAGCGGGACTTCGTGCTCCGGACGATCGAGGAGCGCGGCGTCAAGTTCGTGCGGCTGTGGTTCACGGATGTGCTCGGCACGCTCAAGTCGGTCGCGATCGCGCCTGCCGAGGTCGAGGGCGCCTTCACCGAAGGGCTCGGCATCGACGGCTCGTCGATCGAGGGGCTCTCGCGCTCCTCGGAGGCCGACGTCATCGCGAACGCCGATCCGTCGACGTTCCAGGTGCTGCCGTGGCGCGGCGAGATCGACCCGACCGCGCGCATGTTCTGCGACATCGCCACCCCCGACGGGCAGCCCGCGGCCGCCGATCCGCGGCACGTGCTCAAGCGCACGCTCGCGAAGGCCGCCGACCTCGGGTTCAGCTTCTACACGCATCCCGAGTGCGAGTTCTACCTGCTCAAGTCGGCCGACGTCCACAACCCCGAGCCCGTCGACCGCGCCGGCTACTTCGACAACGTGCCCGGCGGCACGGCGCACGACTTCCGGCGCGCGAGCGTGCGGATGCTCGAGGACATCGGCATCTCGGTCGAGTTCAGCCACCACGAGGCTGGCCCGGGCCAGAACGAGATCGACCTGCGCTACGCCGACGCGCTCTCGACCGCCGACAACATCATGACGTTCCGCACGGTCGTGAAGGAGGTCGCGATCCAGGAGGGCGTCTACGCGACCTTCATGCCGAAGCCCTTCGAGGGGCAGCCCGGCAGCGGCATGCACACCCACATGTCGCTGTTCGAGGGAGAGCGGAACGCCTTCCACGACCCCTCCGGCCAGTACCAGCTCTCGAAGGTCGGGCGGCAGTTCGTCGCGGGCCTCCTGCACCACGCGCCCGAGTTCACGGCGGTGACGAACCAGTTCGTCAACTCCTACAAGCGCATGTGGTCGGGTGACGAGGCGCCGAGCTACGTCTCGTGGGGCCACAACAACCGCTCCGCGCTCGTGCGCGTGCCGCTCTCGAAGCCCAACAAGGCGACGTCGGCGCGCGTCGAGTACCGCGGGCTCGACTCGGCGGCCAACCCCTACCTCGCCTTCTCGGTGCTGCTCGCCGCGGGCCTCAAAGGCATCGAGGAGGGCTACGAGCTGCCCGAGGAGGCGACCGACGACGTGTGGGCGCTCTCGAACAAGGAGCGCCGCGCGCTCGGCTTCACGCCGCTGCCGGCGAGCCTCGACCGGGCGCTGCAGCACATGGAGGAGTCGGAGCTCGTCGCCGAGACGCTCGGCGAGCAGGTCTTCGAGTACTTCCTGCGCAACAAGCGCGAGGACTGGCAGCGCTACCGCGCCCAGGTCACGCGCGTCGAGCTCGAGTCGAACCTCCTCTCGCTCTAG
- the ppgK gene encoding polyphosphate--glucose phosphotransferase, translating to MTSSSDQAVGVDIGGTGVKAALVDVRTGTLLSDRVKVPTPAGGEPDAIRDAVVGLVELLEIDDETPIGVTFPAIVRHGRTMSAANVSKSWIGLEAEQLFERALGRDIHFVNDADAAGFAEDHYGAAKDASGLVILTTLGTGIGGALIYNGVLVPNAELGHLELDGVGAETRASNKVREREDLSWEEWAERLQRYYSHLEFIFSPDLFVVGGGVSKSSEKFLPLLQLTTPIVPAALRNNAGIIGAAALARGV from the coding sequence GTGACCAGCTCCAGCGATCAGGCAGTCGGCGTCGACATCGGCGGCACGGGTGTGAAGGCGGCGCTCGTCGACGTGCGCACCGGCACCCTGCTGAGCGATCGCGTAAAGGTGCCGACGCCCGCGGGCGGCGAGCCGGACGCGATCCGCGACGCAGTCGTGGGCCTCGTCGAGCTGCTCGAGATCGACGACGAGACGCCCATCGGCGTCACCTTCCCCGCGATCGTGCGGCACGGTCGCACGATGAGCGCCGCGAACGTGTCGAAGTCCTGGATCGGGCTCGAGGCCGAGCAGCTCTTCGAGCGGGCTCTCGGCCGCGACATCCACTTCGTCAACGATGCGGACGCCGCGGGCTTCGCCGAGGACCACTACGGGGCGGCGAAGGATGCGTCGGGTCTCGTCATCCTGACGACGCTCGGCACCGGCATCGGCGGCGCCCTCATCTACAACGGGGTGCTCGTCCCGAACGCCGAGCTGGGCCACCTCGAGCTCGACGGCGTCGGCGCCGAGACGCGTGCCTCGAACAAGGTGCGCGAGCGCGAGGACCTCAGCTGGGAGGAGTGGGCCGAGCGGCTGCAGCGCTACTACAGCCACCTCGAGTTCATCTTCTCCCCCGACCTGTTCGTCGTCGGCGGCGGGGTGTCGAAGTCGTCGGAGAAGTTCTTGCCGCTGCTGCAGCTCACGACACCGATCGTGCCGGCCGCGCTGCGCAACAACGCGGGCATCATCGGCGCCGCCGCGCTCGCGCGCGGGGTGTGA
- the panB gene encoding 3-methyl-2-oxobutanoate hydroxymethyltransferase: MAFSDSAQEPAAPYGGGAASPKRVRIRHFQQAKRDGVKIVGLTSYDYLSAGIFDRAGIDFLLVGDSAGNTVFGYDTTLPVTVDELIPLTRAVARGAKRALVVADLPFGSYETNPREAVHTAIRFMKETGAHAVKLEGGERSAEQIRHIVEAGIPVMAHVGFTPQAEHGLGGHVIQGRGAEGAEKLLRDAKAVEAAGAFAVVLEMVPSESARAVTEALTIPTISVGAGPHCDGQLLVWTDWAGFTTGRIPRFVKQYAQIGQDLEDAANAFREDVSSGAYPAPEHEYE, translated from the coding sequence ATGGCATTCAGCGACAGCGCGCAGGAGCCCGCAGCGCCCTACGGCGGCGGGGCAGCGAGCCCCAAGCGCGTGAGGATCCGGCACTTCCAGCAGGCGAAGCGCGACGGGGTGAAGATCGTCGGCCTCACGAGCTACGACTACCTCTCGGCCGGCATCTTCGACCGCGCGGGCATCGACTTCCTGCTCGTGGGCGACTCGGCGGGCAACACCGTCTTCGGCTACGACACGACGCTGCCGGTGACGGTCGACGAGCTCATCCCCCTCACCCGCGCGGTCGCGCGCGGCGCGAAGCGGGCGCTCGTCGTCGCCGACCTGCCGTTCGGCTCCTACGAGACGAATCCGCGCGAAGCCGTGCACACCGCCATCCGCTTCATGAAGGAGACCGGCGCGCACGCCGTCAAGCTCGAGGGCGGCGAGCGCTCGGCCGAGCAGATCCGCCACATCGTCGAGGCGGGCATCCCGGTGATGGCGCACGTCGGCTTCACGCCGCAGGCCGAGCACGGGCTCGGCGGCCACGTCATCCAGGGCCGCGGCGCGGAAGGCGCCGAGAAGCTGCTGCGCGATGCGAAGGCCGTCGAGGCAGCCGGCGCGTTCGCGGTCGTGCTCGAGATGGTGCCCTCGGAGTCGGCGCGCGCGGTGACCGAGGCGCTCACGATCCCGACGATCTCGGTCGGCGCGGGCCCGCACTGCGACGGCCAGCTGCTCGTCTGGACCGACTGGGCGGGCTTCACGACCGGGCGGATCCCCCGCTTCGTCAAGCAGTACGCGCAGATCGGCCAGGACCTCGAGGATGCCGCGAACGCGTTCCGCGAGGACGTCTCCTCCGGCGCCTACCCGGCGCCGGAGCATGAGTACGAGTAG
- a CDS encoding HNH endonuclease signature motif containing protein, whose product MDGQQRQGRSPEAARLRERLAAVQADVEAILAAFGSMGDVERWDAFAAVGELARLADGALVRVAGVVERSVPAMDAPNQARTFGYHSTKTALRHEAGVSASRAKAILQLARASTPRVGSTGLPLEPLYPHVAGALEDGSIAIDQGRAIVGVLESAGGRADPDARLAAEEDLVGAAVGEQRPGERGYDDAVPTPPELLAVTARQWLSALDPDGAEPREDQQVAEREFTLAQCADGVFRGRVAFPPVEGAEVMAVLAAYDSPRTGDGFENPDAPADDERTDAQRHADVLVGLFRAHARSGEPPRPGGDAPTLLVAITQAQLDKHAEGRPATCDIVETGETVPAGLAARIVCDGFVQAALVDSDGHVLKLGRRKRLFSLWQRIAIMLRDRHCQGPDCHIPATWGDVHHVMRWADGGPTDTDNGILLCPTCHREVHSGRLRIDRIGTRWRVTRTLLPPIRRPRRRQRERIAGWLGASPTRLGTTPPSVPMRT is encoded by the coding sequence ATGGACGGGCAGCAGCGGCAGGGCAGGTCGCCCGAGGCTGCTCGCCTGCGCGAGCGGCTGGCCGCGGTGCAGGCGGATGTCGAGGCGATCCTGGCCGCGTTCGGGTCCATGGGCGATGTCGAGCGCTGGGATGCGTTCGCCGCTGTCGGCGAGCTGGCCCGGCTGGCCGATGGCGCGCTGGTGCGGGTGGCGGGGGTGGTGGAGCGTTCGGTGCCGGCGATGGATGCGCCGAACCAGGCGCGCACGTTCGGCTACCACTCGACGAAGACCGCGCTGCGGCACGAGGCGGGCGTCTCGGCCTCGCGGGCGAAGGCGATCCTGCAGCTCGCGCGGGCGTCGACGCCGCGGGTGGGGTCGACCGGGCTGCCGCTGGAGCCGCTCTACCCGCACGTCGCGGGCGCGCTGGAGGACGGGTCGATCGCGATCGACCAGGGCCGGGCGATCGTGGGGGTGCTGGAGTCCGCCGGCGGCCGCGCCGACCCCGACGCCCGGCTGGCCGCGGAGGAGGACCTCGTGGGTGCGGCGGTGGGGGAGCAGCGTCCGGGCGAGCGCGGCTACGACGACGCGGTCCCCACCCCGCCGGAGCTGCTGGCGGTCACGGCGCGGCAGTGGCTCTCCGCGCTCGACCCCGACGGGGCGGAGCCGCGTGAAGATCAGCAGGTCGCCGAGCGCGAGTTCACGCTCGCGCAGTGCGCGGACGGGGTCTTCCGCGGCCGGGTCGCGTTCCCGCCGGTGGAGGGGGCGGAGGTGATGGCGGTGCTGGCCGCCTACGACTCGCCGCGCACCGGCGACGGCTTCGAGAACCCCGACGCGCCGGCCGATGATGAGCGCACCGACGCGCAGCGGCACGCGGACGTGCTGGTGGGCCTGTTCCGCGCCCACGCCCGCTCGGGCGAGCCGCCCCGGCCCGGCGGCGACGCGCCGACGCTGCTGGTCGCGATCACCCAGGCGCAGCTCGACAAGCACGCCGAGGGGCGGCCGGCGACGTGCGACATCGTCGAGACCGGCGAGACCGTCCCGGCCGGGCTCGCGGCCCGGATCGTCTGCGACGGGTTCGTGCAGGCCGCGCTCGTCGACAGCGACGGCCACGTCCTCAAGCTCGGCCGCCGCAAGCGGCTGTTCTCCCTCTGGCAGCGGATCGCGATCATGCTCCGCGACCGCCACTGCCAAGGCCCCGACTGCCACATCCCCGCCACCTGGGGCGACGTGCACCACGTCATGCGCTGGGCCGACGGCGGCCCCACCGACACCGACAACGGCATCCTGCTATGCCCGACGTGCCATCGCGAGGTCCACAGCGGCAGACTCCGCATCGACAGGATCGGCACCCGCTGGCGCGTCACCCGCACCCTCCTGCCACCCATCCGCAGACCCCGACGACGCCAGCGCGAACGCATCGCGGGATGGCTCGGAGCAAGCCCTACCCGACTCGGCACGACGCCTCCGTCGGTCCCGATGCGCACCTAG
- a CDS encoding SPOR domain-containing protein → MTEYWYNLETGVVEEGMVSPGYDRAGPFATREEAARAPEIIKERSRKWAAEEAAEDDWGGSSR, encoded by the coding sequence ATGACCGAGTACTGGTACAACCTGGAGACCGGCGTCGTCGAGGAGGGCATGGTCTCGCCCGGCTACGACCGCGCTGGCCCCTTCGCCACTCGCGAGGAGGCGGCACGCGCCCCCGAGATCATCAAGGAGCGCTCGCGGAAGTGGGCGGCTGAGGAGGCCGCAGAGGACGACTGGGGCGGCTCCTCCCGCTGA